In Hermetia illucens chromosome 5, iHerIll2.2.curated.20191125, whole genome shotgun sequence, a single window of DNA contains:
- the LOC119658223 gene encoding uncharacterized protein LOC119658223, with the protein MVKFRLPSSSIVDGPAHEPSIGQPVSIQLNLGLNSEVLSASVTTTRSTQQHGDRFAMPLKLECRGGNGNVIIFCFILFYRFENYFVLMNITLGVFHILTELLILCSLQVSLKSDVIFTILLWLRILSWCNMYVNILPFKYLVPTLFAKNFKLYLNIFIWFWYGVSIWNSPVLQYLYHQIYHTSSADCIGEGLAVRCILLKDGQDHKHFKTLRKAYLEVKLANGKFSNNLDSSKDNASVTAFQAIKCVMTLKRKLRRIRQAKDLPTEEESASIS; encoded by the exons ATGGTTAAATTCCGATTACCTTCCTCAAGTATCGTCGACGGTCCAGCACATGAGCCGTCAATCGGTCAACCGGTCTCGATCCAGCTTAACCTGGGCTTGAACTCTGAAGTTCTTTCCGCCTCAGTGACGACAACGAGATCCACCCAACAACACGGTGATCGTTTCGCTATGCCG TTGAAATTGGAATGTAGGGGTGGGAATGG AAATGtaattatattttgttttatcttattttacagatttgaaaattattttgtacTTATGAACATTACTCTTGGTGTTTTTCACATATTAACTGAGCTACTCATCTTGTGCTCACTGCAAGTATCACTGAAAAGTGACGTAATCTTCACCATTTTACTATGGCTACGAATTTTGTCATG GTGCAACATGTACGTGAATATTTTACCATTCAAATATTTGGTTCCAACTTTGTTtgcgaaaaattttaaattgtacTTGAATATATTTATCTGGTTCTGGTATGGAGTTTCAATTTGGAATTCTCCAGTATTGCAATACTTATATCATCAAATTTATCATACATCATCGGCTGATTGCATCGGAGAAGGTTTAGCTGTAAG ATGTATTCTACTTAAAGATGGACAAGATCATAAACATTTTAAGACTTTACGCAAAGCATATCTTGAGGTGAAACTAGCAAATGGAAAATTTAGCAACAATTTGGATTCATCTAAAGACAATGCTTCAGTGACAGCTTTTCAAGCAATCAAGT GTGTGATGACACTTAAACGCAAACTCCGACGTATTCGTCAAGCTAAAGATTTACCCACTGAGGAAGAAAGTGctagtatttcctag